A stretch of the Lolium perenne isolate Kyuss_39 chromosome 3, Kyuss_2.0, whole genome shotgun sequence genome encodes the following:
- the LOC127346132 gene encoding asparagine--tRNA ligase, cytoplasmic 1: MSNMAAPDAAAPAADIAATAHVHELEPAMAATLTPIRAILAAVRAYDGERVRVGGWVRTGRVQCGGTVAFLAVNDGSCHATLQLVVDAAQVPHPPLARLAATGTSVLVSGVLRIPTKRSKERIELGVDAVLHAGLVDDAAAYPLPKSRLRLDYLRDFLHLRPRTETMAAVARMRSQLTFATHSFFQENGFLCVHTPIVTTNDCEGAGEMFQVTTLFSQAQKADKELLKLKLSEISRNNDDDDDGSVGFDNDFFRRQAFLTVSGQLHAEPYACALSRVYTFGPTFRAENSHTSRHLAEFWMVEPEMAFANLQDIMNYAESYVKHLCQWLLTHCLEDMKFMVETHDKTAIQRLERVSTTPFERISYTQAIEMLVESEGNKKFQTKVEWGIDLASEHERYLTEVIFEKPVIVYNYPTGIKAFYMRLNDDQKTVAAMDVLVPKVGELIGGSQREERLDILKQRILDAGLQLESYEFYLDLRRYGTVEHSGFGLGFERMLLFATGLENIRDVIPFPRCPGKADL, from the exons ATGTCCAACATGGCGGCTCCCGACGCAGCAGCACCGGCGGCCGACATCGCCGCCACCGCCCACGTTCACGAACTGGAGcctgcgatggcggccactctcaCACCCATCCGCGCCATCCTGGCCGCGGTCCGCGCCTACGACGGGGAGCGCGTGCGCGTCGGCGGCTGGGTCAGGACGGGCCGCGTCCAGTGCGGCGGCACCGTGGCTTTCCTCGCCGTCAACGACGGCTCCTGCCACGCGACGCTCCAGCTCGTCGTCGACGCCGCCCAGGTGCCGCACCCGCCTCTCGCACGCCTCGCGGCCACGGGCACCTCCGTCCTCGTCTCTGGCGTGCTCAGGATCCCCACCAAACGGAGCAAGGAGCGCATTGAGCTCGGCGTCGACgccgtcctccacgccggcttggTCGACGACGCAGCCGCCTACCCGCTGCCAAAGAGCAGGCTCAGGCTCGATTACCTCCGGGacttcctccacctccgccccCGCACCGAAACT ATGGCCGCGGTTGCCAGGATGAGGAGCCAGCTCACATTTGCCACACACTCATTTTTCCAAGAAAACGGCTTTTTGTGCGTGCACACACCGATTGTGACCACCAACGATTGCGAGGGCGCTGGTGAGATGTTCCAAGTCACCACATTGTTCAGCCAGGCCCAGAAGGCAGACAAGGAGCTCCTCAAGCTGAAGCTTTCTGAGATTTCCCGCaacaatgatgatgatgatgatggaagtGTTGGTTTTGACAATGATTTCTTCAGGCGTCAGGCTTTTCTTACCGTCTCAGGGCAGCTTCATGCCGAGCCCTACGCCTGTGCTCTCAGCCGCGTGTATACGTTCGGCCCAACCTTCCGGGCAGAGAACTCACATACGTCCAGGCATCTTGCCGAGTTCTGGATGGTCGAACCGGAGATGGCATTTGCAAACTTGCAG GATATTATGAACTATGCAGAAAGTTATGTAAAGCACCTCTGCCAGTGGTTGCTCACGCATTGCCTGGAAGACATGAAGTTTATGGTTGAAACACATGATAAGACTGCCATCCAGCGTCTCGAACGTGTTTCCACGACTCCTTTTGAACGCATTTCGTATACACAGGCTATTGAGATGTTGGTAGAATCAGAAGGTAACAAGAAGTTCCAGACCAAGGTTGAATGGGGTATTGATTTGGCGTCTGAGCATGAGAG GTATTTGACTGAGGTGATATTTGAGAAGCCAGTTATTGTTTATAACTACCCAACAGGAATAAAAGCATTTTATATGAGGCTCAATGATGATCAAAAGACCGTGGCTGCTATGGATGTACTTGTTCCCAAG GTTGGTGAATTAATTGGAGGAAGCCAAAGGGAGGAGCGCTTGGATATTCTTAAACAACG GATACTGGACGCTGGTCTGCAACTGGAGTCGTATGAATTTTACTTGGACCTTCGACGCTATGGAACAGTGGAGCATAGCGGGTTTGGGCTGGGCTTTGAGAGGATGCTCCTTTTCGCCACAGGTCTCGAAAACATCAGAGATGTCATCCCGTTCCCAAGGTGCCCTGGGAAGGCTGACCTCTGA